The following DNA comes from Solea solea chromosome 6, fSolSol10.1, whole genome shotgun sequence.
AGGTCATGTCTGCAGACACAGGCCACTGGAACGGACAGATGTGGCCACGGTGACCTTTGATCTCTACAAAAATAACCCCAAGGATTTCATCGGCTGCCTCAACGTGAAGGCGACTCTCTACGGCGTTTACACCATGTCCTATGAAATCCAGTGTTACGCTGCCAAGAAGATGCTCAAGTGAGTAGCTCAAGTTGAAACCTGTTATTTATTTACGCTTAAACATTATTTCTCTGGTGATTTCACTGaagacttgttttcttttagttAAAGTTGCTGCTGTGATATGAATTTCTCTATTTTAATGAGTTTCTAATCCAGAATTTACCGAATGGATCGTTTTTAATATCTCAGCTGCTTTAATAGCACGTCCACACCAGTTACAGTCTTCTGTGCACGGACCCTAAAACAATGTAGAGCATCACACCAAGCTGTAATGTGCATATACACCTGTGTGGGCGGAGCAGGACAGAACCAAAGGTTAGGTTTTTGGAGGAGTTAAGTCGTTTGAGCTTTCTGTGAGAGAAGATTGCTCTTCACGTACTTTGATGCTGGAGCTACAGAGCGAGAGGGTTCGTGTCGTCGACATCGGTGtcatgagctgcagctgctgtcgcTGCCTGAGACACCGACTCTCTGAAAACCTGCAGCACggacaaaaagggaaaaatacatttcagcCATTTATCACtgtgtaaactgctcactttcctgcaccaaattccaaagagaaaatcagcgttttcaGTTCATGTGGACACTGAAGAGCTGTAGAGCTgccggtctactgctgcctcgtgtggtaaaCTTGTGTCACTTAACCTGAATTAAAATGATGGATTCCAAACACAaacgtcacaaaataacatatttgaacacAGCAACTCcaatgtgctgtgatgtaaaatcccttcttttctctatggactttggtgccgggagtgagtgatttacacaTTGACACAAACTCAAGTTCCAAGATGAAACAAAGTGGGTGATCTACACTTAATGTCATGTCATTGATGACGGAGTGGTGGTTAAAATCACTTCATTCAACCACAGTTTTGGAttctgtttattttgctttcaCGACGTCCCTCTAAATCTCTCCCCCTCTGCACTGTGCTTCCAGGGAGGCTCTGCGATGGACCATCTTTTCCATGCAGGCCACAGGTCACATCCTGCTTGGCTCCTCCTGCTACATCGAGCAGCTGCTGGAGGACCAGGAGAACGAGGAGGTCGAGGAGgtcgaggaggacgaggaggaggaacaaCAAGCGGAGAAGAAGCTGTCGCTGCCACAGAAAGGCAGGATCAGGCAGCTGCAGCACATGCTTCTGGGAAGATTGTCTTACTGGTGATGGACTTCAGCTGAAGACGGGACGGATTTAGTGCACGGATGAAACGGGTGATTCCcacctgatgatgatgatgatgtcaccgtTCCCTGTGCAGTTTGGACAAAAGCACATTGACACTCCTGCTCTGttacatgtgtgtgtcacaagAACACCACAAACTTTTCATCACTGTGTCACTTTCTGTTTCCTTTTAGAGGTGAATAAGTAAAAGTTCATTTAAAGGTCAAACGTGTGCCAATAAACCTTGGTGAATGTTACTCACTGAtcctttaaagctccagtgacTAACTGTTCCCATCTGAAGAATTCAGAGAATTTGCAAAAACACTCCTGGCAcacacacggtggtgtagtggttagcactatcgccttgcagcgagaagacccgggttcgagccccggttggaacaagggcctttctgcatggagtttgcatgttctccccgtgtgtgcgtgggttctctccgggttctccagcttcctcccacagtccaaaaacatgcaatgtggggataggtaaattggacactccaaattgaccataggagtgagtgtgagagtgaatggttgttcgtctgtctctgtatgtggccctgcgatggactggcgaactgtccagggtgtaccccgcctatcgcccgatgtagctgagattggcacagcaccccccgcgaccctctggtggaggataaagcggtagatgatgactgactgactgactcctGGCACAGTTACATCAAGTCTGCCAATACTGTCTGATCTTAACTTTAATGTTTCCAACCAGTTCCAGAAACATGTCGGTTTTTTTAGTCAAAACAAattcatcagctgtttttatttacgagaaacaaatcacttcctgtgtgctgcgCTGGAATGTCTGCTGGTTCCACAAGAATTGTTTTTTAAGTGATGTGTGAGaattaaagctacagtatgtaaatgTTTGTGGGTTTCTTTGGTTACTATTTTGCTTGTGTTTGATCTTCATGAATACAAACGATCATTCATATGCTGTGTCGTTCATCTGTAAACAAGCTccgtcaggcaaaactatcaggcctgactgagggagcgcaggggtgggcggggacagGAAGTGTCCAAACCtctgacttgtgtgttttcagtcaaacacaaACCTGTCGTCTGGCTTTACTAGCGTAATGCTGCTTGCAGTTAGCGGGGTTCCCgcaggtccttgaaagtttaaCATattttcaaggcccttgaaagttttaaGAAAGTGCCCTAAATAGACACGGGTTGTTGAAAGTCCTTGATTTTGGTCAAGAAAGTTAAGTTGATGTTTAGATAAATGTCTCGTTTGTTTGCGACGCCATCTACTGTTTcacgccctgcattgcttgatgtgcGTAGACTAGGGCAACGCAGTACGAAATCGTACCAGTCGTAATTACTCGCAGTGTCGTGGACACTGTCCCTCTCACACTGGACACTGTCCCTCTCACCGCCAtggacgtgagattccatgcagcacagtgagcgagtaaagttaagcaaagagagaaaaacaaaattccaagatctccgTCTCACCAGAGATGATTACAAAAGATCCCAATGACAATCACTTGTGCAGATGCAGAGTCCTTGAATTAaggggaattggtcctggaacgtccttgaatttgatgtcaaccctGATGCACATGTGAGATAGTAAAGTGTTCGAGCCTCGCTGGAGgttctcgttctctctctcgttctcctGCTTTCATATTGTGCTGCTGCCTTGACCCTCAGTCATGGTGTAAAaggagtcacttcctgtgtgcagcggaGGATTGTCACGaggacaaaatgtcacaaacctGATAAAAACAGTCGTGTGCAGTGTTGCATGAACTCACTTGACAATACTTTAAACAGactcatttatattttaaacgTGTCCTCTGTacagtgtagtgtgtgtgtgtgtgtgtgtgtctggtcaGAGTCGGTGTAATTGGCAACAGGTCCAGCTGTCTCTCCCACGCTCCTCTAATTGTCCCCACTGTCCTGTCAGCTGGAGCCTGCCTCTGCTCAGAAAACCAGATGATGAGACGGGGAAAGAGCGAGCAGCTGCAGGAGGCGACGACAAGGAAGGAAACCATTaaagtgagcgagagagagggggagagaccgagagagagaggggggggagctGCTGAAGTGCCACGTTTGCCATCTTGTCGAGGAAGGTGGCAGCAAAAAACCTGGAGGAGTTTTTCCACCAAATTGGCTGTGTGATGTATGATGAAGAGGAAATATCTGAGGTAACGCTTCAGTGCAGATTGAGAATTGAAACAACTCTGAGACACTTTTCTCTTGTTGttgatgtctgtgtttgtttctcacgatacacgataccaataacatcacgatACCATTCTGTGAcgatcaatatattgcaagacgtcacaaatattacattacatgtcatttagcagacgcttttacccaaagcgacttacaagggaattgagtacaaccatgaagtctttgcacacagggtcttaaccactgagccactcccaCGATATCTGtgtcactgaagaaaacaaaaacaattctctgtttattcacaacatggagaacaaaggtcataaagtctgAGCATCTTTTAACGTGCTGtcgctttctccaccattaaactccctcttcttctttgtgcaggtaacttccaccccaAGAttccccctcattcatttgagcagcgccgccgTGAGGAGACGAGATGTAGTGACACCCGGTGAGTGAAACTGTCATGGACTATTTACTTTGTTAATTAACTTAAGATTGTTTTTTAGGGAGTGAATAATGGGATGATCAACACTTTTTTTGCTACGTTTCAtgtcagtgttgcattcattgaATTGatttatgtataataataataactagagAAATCAAAGAGCGCAGACTTTCACCAAAGATTCTCAGTTTCCCAGAATCTTCCTTGAATCCAAggaaaagctttatttttaaacgCAAATCTCTAATCCGTCAATCACAGCTACTCAGTGCATTCAGACATGTAGACGACCTGTTGGAGTTCAAACAGCATCAGAGGGACTTTGAACACTCTGTTCTAACCATAGGACCGAAGTCTACTGGGATTTTAACttagagagtcagagtcagtgagtTTTTTCAAACACTGgttcaaaatgacagaaaggcaACAGGGATGTCATTGTATGAGGTGtcctgtacctaataaagtggtcagtgagtgTTTATTCAGTGAAGGGTCATTACACGACTAAACAAAGACTGAAACATGTGACTGTATTTCCTGTTGATGACATAgtgaaacactgacaaaaacaagcacttttatataaaaatcacagcagcagaggcacATACAGTTTTCTTGTTCTTGTTGACATTTGGTCACATTCTACACAGTTTTTATTTCCActcatttaaaggaatagtccaggttttcttttcttctgaagTGTGGTTTGTACGAGTCACTGACACATAATCACCGCTGACTTCACCGTGTGCTGCACAGCGTGCCGCTGTCGCCAGGAAACAGCCTGAGATACAAGCCGATTGCCCTCGGCGACATCATGATACTAAGAAAACAGCCACAAAGGCTCGCACAGTGAAAAATGGtccactgtaaataaaaatattactaTTTTCCCACAAGAAACTGAgctttatgtcactgtgtcacctccgcaccaaaccccatagaaaaaatcagccattttacatcacaggacacaggagttgtggatccactgctgcctccatcaggaagtttcactt
Coding sequences within:
- the LOC131460301 gene encoding lipid transferase CIDEC-like; the protein is MNSLSLLAPSSLSRCVSASAFMTQQLLFGSSVRNKCFRVTNADRSLRKGIITDSLETLMNKASFSLNVKRGGSLVLDEDGTGVETEEFYETLQDNSVLMLLDMGEKWTPHPNCLSGGHVCRHRPLERTDVATVTFDLYKNNPKDFIGCLNVKATLYGVYTMSYEIQCYAAKKMLKEALRWTIFSMQATGHILLGSSCYIEQLLEDQENEEVEEVEEDEEEEQQAEKKLSLPQKGRIRQLQHMLLGRLSYW